CGAGCGCTTTGTTTATCAAACACCTCGAAAATATGAATGCGCAACTGACGATGTGCACCTCTGCGCAATGGTGATTAAACTTGACGCGGAGACAGGCAAAACGGTTTTTCTGGAGCGGATTTTTTTCCCTGAGTTTGAGAAATCTACAATGGGCTGAGCGTTGGGGGATTTGAACAAACGCGGCTTCTCTATGAATGTTTAAACTCGGGATAAAGTTCTTTGGCACATTCAGGGCAAATTGTATGACTAAACATCGCTTTTGATTTTTGGGACACGTAAGCTTCAACTTGCGTCCATGAGTTTTCTTCCGTGTGGATTTTCTTGCAGTTCGCACAAATTCGCACATAACCGCTGATAACTTTCGTTAACGCGTCTTCCAATTTGATGTGCAGCTGTTGATTGGCTTCTTCGGCTTCGGCACATTTTGCAAATTCTTCAAGCAGTTGCTTATGCAATATCTGATATTTTTTCAGCGCCATGTACGATGCGAAAACGGCAATCGTCGTGGTGAAAAAAATCGTCATCATGTGAGACTCCCAAATGCCAATATCGGGAAAGATGAACTGCTTGAAGACTTCAAAAAGTGTCATCCCGATAAACGTGATCGCACTCACACGAATGACACCCGGGATGAGCTTGTCTTCTTTGAGCTCCGGTTTACTTGGAAGCGTGCATTTTGACGCATGTGTATTATCCACAGGAATTGAAACCCCTACCATATAAAATTTATTAAGTTCTGAAATTTATAAACAAAGAAACATTTTCGCTTTGTTCATAAATTTTTGTTTGGCATTCTTTGTCTAAAGTAAACTGGATTTTTATACGCGTCAGGAGCGAGAGAAATAGCAGTGCCAGATAAGATGAACCATCAAAAAAAATCCCTCATGTAAGCGTTCCGCGCCCTTTTTCGCACAACGATAACCTTAAATATACAACTGCCTTGACATCCAAAATGTAACGAAACTGTTAAACTTTAGGGAATTCTTCCACCAAATTTTGCAGCGGCACGTTCATTCACTTAAACGAAAAGCATTTCTTGATGAAGTTGTTTAACATTCCCCAATAGATTCTTACCTTACCGGCAAATCATCAATTTTAGATCTTTACCATCTTCTCATCATGTCAGAATTTATTAGAGACGAATCAACCACAAGCGGCTTTTGGGCAGCTGTGAATACATTTTGCGCGCTCTCGGATGTGCATGTCATCGCCGACGCGCCCATCGGCTGCTATAATCTTTCCGGCGTAGCCGTAATTGATTACACCGACGCCATCCCGTATCTTAGAAATTTAACGCCTACCGATTTAACCGAACGAGCCATTTCTACCACCGGCTCGACCGACATCACGAAAGAAACCATCGACAAATTGATTGGCAATGGCAAAAAACTTATCGTGATCTCTTCAGCCGAAAGCGAAATGATCGCCGCCGAGCACACCAACTTTTTGAAAACAAACTATCCTGAAACCAAATTTTTCCCCTCTAAATCTTTATCTGAAAATGAGTGGGAAGCTCGTGATCGCGCGCTTTTGTGGTGCTATGAAAATTATGACGACAAACGGCCTGTGGCGGTTGAGCCCGGAACGGTTAGCATTATCGGCCCCACTTATGGCTGTTTCAATTCACCCGCGGATTTGGCCGAAGTCAAGCGACTGGTGCGCGGCGCGGGCGGAACGATCAAAACGGTTTTTCCATATGAAGCTTCGCTTGAGCAAATTTCAGAGCTCAAAAATGCTGAAGTCATTGTGGTCATGTATGAGGAATTTGGCAAAGCGCTGGCTGAAGCGTTAGGGCGACCTGTTTTGTATGCGCCGTTTGGTTTGTACAACACCGAAAAGTTCATTCTCGATTTGGGCAATTTGTTAGGCAATCCAACGCGTGCGGAAGCTTTTCTTGCGGAGGAAAAGAAAACCACACTAAGCCTGATCTGGGATTTATGGCGCGGACCGCAATCGGAGTGGTTTCCAACGGTGATGTTTGGCGTGGTGGCGGCAAAATCCTATGCCAATGGCCTGAAAAAGCTGCTGCATGAAGATTTGGGCATGACTTGCCATTTTGCCGTCGATTCAGCCACCGCCGACAACAACGCCATCCGCAACACGCTTCAAAGCACGCCGCCGCAAATCGTTTTTGGGCGCATCTCCGAAAAAATCTACCTAACAGAAGTCGGCGCACGCGCACGATTTATTCCAGCTGGATTTCCCGGCCCAATTGTCAGGCGTGCGCTTGGCACACCGTTTATGGGATTTAGCGGCGCGGTTTATGTGGTGCAGGAAATTGTAAATATTTTATACGACACGCTTTTCCAATTTTTGCCCGGCCACAATCCACGAGCCATCGCACAACTCGCTGAAGCTGAGCTGAAATGGACAGAAACGGCCAACGCCTTGCTAAAAGAACGCACGAGCAAAGCGCCATTTATTAGCCAAATTTCGTTCAGCCGCGAACTTAAAGCAAAAGCTGAAGCGCTTGCGCGGCAGCGCGGCTTGCAAGAAGTGACGCCTGAAATTTTAAACGGCGTACAATAAACCCCAATTCTCGCATCGTAAATAAAGCTTACTATTTATGGAAAAGGGCAGCTCTAAAAAGGCTGCCCTTGCTTTTCGAATAAATTTATCAACGCGCTGGATCACACTTACGCTTCTTTTTCGCTATAAGTGCGAACGCTCGCAATCTGGCTCATGCTGTAATAAGTATTAATGACTTCCTTTCCTGAGCCGTCTTCCGTAATTCGCACAAAAAAATCGCTGATAAAAATGACGGCGTTCTCATACACTTTGCCCTCATTAATTTGCAGACGCCTTTTCTGATTCGGCGCGACATGGTGCCATGCAGCGGCACGGACGCATATTCAAGCACTTTTTCCCAAGCCTGCATTGTTTTTTCTTCCATGAATTTTCTCCTGTTTTTAATGTTGAATGAGGATAAAAATGAGCTGCTAAACTCAAAAAAAAACGCATCACCAAAAACAGTTATAATTATGTAAAAATTCTTATAAAAAAATAAGGCTGGATTTTAGTTTTGCTTAAATTCCCATATCATAATCATAGAAATGACAAAAATGTTGCTTTAACGAACAAACAGAAACGGGGCTACAAATGGAAGTGCAAAATCGCCCGCTGGGCTTAGTTATGCAAATGGTTGAAGAAATGGGGAGCGAAGTCACCTATGCCTACGACGATTTGGTTTTCATCAATCACAACGCATTTATTATTCAGTTTACCGAAACGCCAATCCTCTTGAAAGTCTACTTCAATAAAGATTACCAAGAAGCGCAAGTCGCTTTGCTCACTAAAGGCTTGATAGAACAGGCGGGAAAAAACGGGCTGGAAGTTCAGGTGAAAGGCACTTACGAGTTGGAGCAAAAGGAAGACGAAAATATCGAAATCAAATTCTTTGATAAAGAGAGCGAATAAGTTTTTTGCCGCTTTCAGCTGAATGGCTGCTTGAAAAGTTTATTTCAAAAAAGGCGTGGCGTGGCACGCCTTTTTGCTTTTTTCACTTTTGGAAAACTCAGCTAATGGGCTTATGTCTCGCGCCCTCAACCTGCATGATGAAAATATCTTTGAGCGATGGCAAGGCAAGTTCGGCGCGGCGAAGCTCGGTTCGTTCATTGATGAAAGGCAAAAGAGTTTTCAATGTTGTGGAACCCAGCAAACGCAGTTCCACCGATTTCGGATGGCGCTCCGAAACAGCGACCGAACCAGACAAAACCAGTTCATCGATAAAGCTGTCGTTGCCTTCAAAATCCACTTGGAGCGTATTTTTTCCATAGGCCGCTTTCACTTCCAAGACTTTTCCACCTAATACTTTTTTGCCATTGTGAATGAGCACAATGTTGTCGCAAATTTTTTCAACCTGTTCCATACGATGGGTGGAAAACAACAATGTTTTGCCTGCGGCTTTCAGTTCAAGAATGGCATCTAAAATGAGCTCTGAATTAATCGGGTCGAGTCCGCTGAATGGTTCGTCCAAAATCAGCAAATCAGGCTCGTGGAGCACCACAGAAATGAATTGGACTTTTTGCTGCATTCCTTTCGAGAGCTCCTCAATTTTCTTCTCGCGCCAATCCTGGATATCAAATCGCTTGAGCCAATATGAGATTTTCTCTTTCGCTACGGAAGCCTCTTGCCCTTTGAGCCGCGCGAAGTAAAGCAAAATTTCGGCGACCTTCATTTTCTTATATAGCCCGCGCTCTTCGGGCAAATAGCCAATGCGAGCTTGCAGTTCGGAAGAAATGTGTTGATTTAAAAAGAAAATCTCTCCTTCATCAGGATGCAAAATTCCGCAAATCATGCGAATGGTGGTGGTTTTTCCGGCGCCATTTGGACCCAGCAACCCAAAGATTTGCCCCGATTGAACCTCAAACGACAGCTTTTCTACGGCAGTATGATTGTTATAAAACTTTGAGACTTGATTGAGTTGAAGCATAAAAAAGCAGGTGAAAATTACTTTGTCGCTTGGTTTTGTTTAGCAAGGCGTTTGGCGAGACGCTCGGCAGCGCGTTTTTGACGCATGATGACGCGGTATTTTTCAACATTTCGATGATGCTCGGCGGCTGTTCTTGAAAAATTGTGCCCGCCATTTCCAGTAGCCACAAAATAGAGGTAATTGGTTTTGGCCGGCTTGATAACCGCTTCGATGGCAGAACGACTTGGATTGCCAATTGGCCCGGGTGGCAAGCCTGCATGAAGATACGTGTTGTATGGCGAATCGACCTCAAGATCGCGATACAGCAATCGGCGCGGTTTGCCGCCCAGCGCAAACTGAACCGTGGGATCGGCTTGCAATCGCATTCCACGCTTGAGACGATTCAAATAAACACTGGCCACCACGGGACGCTCATTCACAATCGGCGTTTCAGCTTCCACGATCGATGCAAGCGTCAAAACTTCATGCTTTGAAAGACCGGCCTGAGTAGCAAGCTGGCTCAGCTCACCACGATAAAACTTATTGAGCTTGCCAACAAGAAACCGAATCACATCTTCGGCGGTAAATTCCCAGGGCATGTTGTACGTATCGGGCAAAAGATAACCTTCAAAAGAAGGCGCGTGCACCTGAAGCGATTGAAGCAACGTCGTATCGGAAAAAGCCGTCATAAAATCTTGCGCAGCGAATTCAAGGCTATCGGAAACGATTTTTGCCACCATTTCTCCGCGAGAGCCTTCCGGCACTCTCAAACGAACCTCATCTTGCTCGTGCCTGTAAAGGAAATCGATCAGCTCTGCACTGGAAAGGCCGGACGGAATATCGTACCGGCCAGGCTTGATATTTTGCTTCTCCGGCATCAAATAACCGACAAGACGCATGGGAAGCACTTCCTTAATCACACCTTTTTCCTGCAATTGCTGAATAATATGCACGTATGGCGTGCCGCGTCGAATAATCATTCGCTTTGGCTTATCATAAGAAACGGCGTTATACGACGATTTAAATAGATAGAAAAACCCAAGCGCGCCGGCAAGCATGACAGCTATCACGCCCATCAGGATTAGCTTTCCAAGCGCTTGCAGCAGTCGTTTCATTTTCTTAGCCGTTTTCTTTGAAATTCAAAAGCGATCTGTGGCTCAGTTAGACGAGGCTTCTTCTTGCTCCTGTTGCGCCTGTTTTTCTTGCTCCTGCTTAATCCATTTTTCCTGCAGCGCGCGAATTTCTTCGATTATCGCCTTATAAATTTTTTCAAGTGATTCGGTTGGAAGTGGGGCGTGCTTGACTTTTGAGACATGAGCCAAAACTTCTTTTTCACGATCAG
Above is a window of Chloroherpeton thalassium ATCC 35110 DNA encoding:
- the bchZ gene encoding chlorophyllide a reductase subunit Z, giving the protein MSEFIRDESTTSGFWAAVNTFCALSDVHVIADAPIGCYNLSGVAVIDYTDAIPYLRNLTPTDLTERAISTTGSTDITKETIDKLIGNGKKLIVISSAESEMIAAEHTNFLKTNYPETKFFPSKSLSENEWEARDRALLWCYENYDDKRPVAVEPGTVSIIGPTYGCFNSPADLAEVKRLVRGAGGTIKTVFPYEASLEQISELKNAEVIVVMYEEFGKALAEALGRPVLYAPFGLYNTEKFILDLGNLLGNPTRAEAFLAEEKKTTLSLIWDLWRGPQSEWFPTVMFGVVAAKSYANGLKKLLHEDLGMTCHFAVDSATADNNAIRNTLQSTPPQIVFGRISEKIYLTEVGARARFIPAGFPGPIVRRALGTPFMGFSGAVYVVQEIVNILYDTLFQFLPGHNPRAIAQLAEAELKWTETANALLKERTSKAPFISQISFSRELKAKAEALARQRGLQEVTPEILNGVQ
- a CDS encoding ABC transporter ATP-binding protein; protein product: MLQLNQVSKFYNNHTAVEKLSFEVQSGQIFGLLGPNGAGKTTTIRMICGILHPDEGEIFFLNQHISSELQARIGYLPEERGLYKKMKVAEILLYFARLKGQEASVAKEKISYWLKRFDIQDWREKKIEELSKGMQQKVQFISVVLHEPDLLILDEPFSGLDPINSELILDAILELKAAGKTLLFSTHRMEQVEKICDNIVLIHNGKKVLGGKVLEVKAAYGKNTLQVDFEGNDSFIDELVLSGSVAVSERHPKSVELRLLGSTTLKTLLPFINERTELRRAELALPSLKDIFIMQVEGARHKPIS
- the mltG gene encoding endolytic transglycosylase MltG; this translates as MKRLLQALGKLILMGVIAVMLAGALGFFYLFKSSYNAVSYDKPKRMIIRRGTPYVHIIQQLQEKGVIKEVLPMRLVGYLMPEKQNIKPGRYDIPSGLSSAELIDFLYRHEQDEVRLRVPEGSRGEMVAKIVSDSLEFAAQDFMTAFSDTTLLQSLQVHAPSFEGYLLPDTYNMPWEFTAEDVIRFLVGKLNKFYRGELSQLATQAGLSKHEVLTLASIVEAETPIVNERPVVASVYLNRLKRGMRLQADPTVQFALGGKPRRLLYRDLEVDSPYNTYLHAGLPPGPIGNPSRSAIEAVIKPAKTNYLYFVATGNGGHNFSRTAAEHHRNVEKYRVIMRQKRAAERLAKRLAKQNQATK
- a CDS encoding chorismate mutase encodes the protein MIEQPDKSFTLEETLEWWRRKVDLLDAEMTDLLAKRASYALEINKLKQKAGLDIIQPDREKEVLAHVSKVKHAPLPTESLEKIYKAIIEEIRALQEKWIKQEQEKQAQQEQEEASSN